CTCGGAGCCGACCATCACGGGTACGTCGCCCGGATGGCTGCCGCGATCAAGGCGCTCGAGGGAGAGGGAATCTCGTTCGAGGTCTCGATCATGCAGCTGATCCATCTGGTCGAGGGCGGCAAGCGGACCAAGATGTCGAAACGGGCCGGGGATATCGTCACCCTGGACGAGCTGGTCACCGACATCGGGATCGACGCCGCCCGCTGGTTCCTGTTGGAACGCAGTCACGACCGCACGATCGACCTCGACCTCGATCTTGCCCGCAGCCAGTCCTCCGAGAACCCGGTCTACTACGTCCAGTACGCCCACGCCCGGATCCAGAGCATCCTGCGCAAGGCGGCGGGAGAGCGCAAGGAGGCGGAGCCGGCCGCCCTGCCGGACGGAGAAGCCCCGCTCCGGGCGGGCGGGGAGGAGGGCGTCCACGACTCCGAGAAGGCCCTGATCAGGCGGCTGCTGGACTTCCCGGCCGAGGTTCACGAGGCTGCCGGCAAGCGGGCACCGCACCGGATCTGCGCTTACGCCACCGACCTCGCTGCCGGTTTTCACGCCTTCTACCGGGATTGTCAGGTGATCGGGGCCGGGGGCGAAGGAGTGGAGGAGGCGCGCCTGAAACTCTGCGAAGCCACCGCCGCCACCATCCGCCGGTCACTCTCCATCCTCGGGATCTCGGCCCCGGACCGTATGTAGGCGACCACGGTCACCGGGTGACCGTGGTCAGAGGTCGAAGCGGGCCATGTCGCGGTTGAGGCGCTCGTCGTCGATCGGGGGGTTGCCGCCTTCGCCGGGGCCGGGGACGTCGTCGGGGTCCGATCCGATGTCCTGCTCCCCGGGGCGTCGTCGCCGCAACCGGACGATCGAGAGGATCACCGCCAACGCCGCCAGCACGATCAGGAGCGTCGGCAGGACGTAGGCCCAGAGGTTGATTCCGCGGCGTTCCGGCTCGGCCAGCACCTGCCCGCCGTACTCGGCGACCAGGGCCCGCTTGATCTCCTCCTTGCTCTGCCCGCGGGCGATCAGGCGGCGGATGAAGGCCCGTTCCCGTTGCGCCGCCGGTGACGCCGAAAGCGAGAGCAGGGTGCCGCAGATCGGGCACATCACCTCATCCTCGATCTCGGGCAGGGTCGTTTCGGGTGCAGGCCCGGCTGCCGCCGCCCGGGCATCGGTGACTCCCGGCAGCGCCATACCGGCCGGAAGCAGGAGCATCGCCGCCAGAAGGACCCCGGTCAGCGCCAGGATCCGGGTCGGGTTCACGCTCGATCCGGTGGCCGTCCGGATCAACTGCCGAGCCTCTCGACCGGCTCGCCCCCGAAGGCGGGCTGAGCGAACTCCTTCACCGCCTTCAGGTCCCGGAACGGCCCCGGGTAGTGGGAGACCAGCCGACCCTCCGGGTCGATCAGGAAGGACTCGGGCACCCCGGTCGACTTGAGCTTGTCGGCGTACTCTCCGCTCGGATCCCGGATCTGGGGGTAGCGGAGGTCGTACTCCCGCATGAACCGCAGCGCGTCCCCGGTCAGGTCGCGCGTGTTCACCCCGAGTACCGCGATCCGGCCCCGGTGCCGGCGGTAGAACTCCTCGAGGGCCGGGGACTCGGCCCGGCACGGCTTGCACCAGGAGGCCC
The Solirubrobacterales bacterium genome window above contains:
- the argS gene encoding arginine--tRNA ligase; the protein is GGAPVGPVAAPDRAIVEFVSANPTGPLTAASGRHAAYGDALSSLLSATGHEVTREYYVNDGGSQVANFGASIAARMTGAEPPEDGYRGGYVAALAERAAAGGVDPADHDRLSRLGVEWMVESIRNSLESFGVRMDDYFSERSLYSDGLVERGIERMKAAGHSFEEDGAIWLRTTDFGDDKDRVLVRSSGEVTYFGADVAYHVDKVERGYRLLIDVLGADHHGYVARMAAAIKALEGEGISFEVSIMQLIHLVEGGKRTKMSKRAGDIVTLDELVTDIGIDAARWFLLERSHDRTIDLDLDLARSQSSENPVYYVQYAHARIQSILRKAAGERKEAEPAALPDGEAPLRAGGEEGVHDSEKALIRRLLDFPAEVHEAAGKRAPHRICAYATDLAAGFHAFYRDCQVIGAGGEGVEEARLKLCEATAATIRRSLSILGISAPDRM
- a CDS encoding cytochrome c-type biogenesis protein CcmH — encoded protein: MIRTATGSSVNPTRILALTGVLLAAMLLLPAGMALPGVTDARAAAAGPAPETTLPEIEDEVMCPICGTLLSLSASPAAQRERAFIRRLIARGQSKEEIKRALVAEYGGQVLAEPERRGINLWAYVLPTLLIVLAALAVILSIVRLRRRRPGEQDIGSDPDDVPGPGEGGNPPIDDERLNRDMARFDL
- a CDS encoding TlpA family protein disulfide reductase: MVLLGLLTWGLIGKGDAGLKDGKPVPSMSLETLPPGGKNSVEEYRGKWVLLNIWASWCKPCRAESPALEEFYRRHRGRIAVLGVNTRDLTGDALRFMREYDLRYPQIRDPSGEYADKLKSTGVPESFLIDPEGRLVSHYPGPFRDLKAVKEFAQPAFGGEPVERLGS